A segment of the Methanothermococcus thermolithotrophicus DSM 2095 genome:
TGGATCCACAACTGCAACATGAATAGACGGTGGAAAATAAGGAATTGACGTTAAAAGAACGTATGCCCCGTGATAGATATTAAAAGGTTTTACATTATGTGTTATATCTACAATAGAAACATTTTTGGCTATTGATAGAATCCTACCTTTCATTGCACCAACATAGCCTTCATTACCAAAATCCGAAGTTAAAGTTATAATCATAATACCCCTTTATCCTTAGCTAATTAATAACTATCTGAAAATATTTAACAAATGTTTTAAGACTATCTTTGTATATAAAATTATTAAGACACATTTTTATAGTTTTTATATTAAATATCATCATTACATATTAAAAATTAAGTGACTGAACGAAACCGATAGGTTTCGTAGCTCACTCACTTCGTTCGTGATAGTATGAAAAGAGTAGTTATTGCAGGAAGTTCATCAATGGTGGGAAAAACCACTATATCAACAGGAATAATGAAGGCACTTTCAAAAAAATATAAAGTGCAGCCGTATAAAATAGGTCCAGATTATATAGATCCAACATACCATACAATGGCCACAGGGAATAAATCAAGAAATTTAGATTCATTTTTTATGGGAGCTCAGCAAATAAGATCTATTTTTAAAAGACATTCAAAAGAAAAAGACATAAGTATAATTGAGGGTGTTAGGGGACTTTATGAAGGTATCTCCCCGTATGATGATGTGGGAAGTACTGCATCTGTTGCAAAAGCCCTAAACGCCCCAGTAATACTAATAATAGATGCAAGGAGCTTAACAAGAAGTGCAGCCGCCATAATAAAAGGATTTAAGATTTTTGATAAGGATGTAAACATCAAAGGTGTTATATTCAATAAAATCAGAGGAGAACATCATTTAAAAAAGTTAAAGGATGCTGTAAATTACTATGTGCCCGATATAGAGATAGTAGGTGCAATACCAAGGGATGAAAAGCTAACAGTATCTCAGAGGCATTTAGGTTTGATACCAACACCTGAAAACAGATCAGAAATTAGTAAAAATATAGAAGTTTGGAGCGATATAGTTGAAGAAAATTTAGATTTAGATAAAATCGTAGAAATAAGCGATGAAAGCTTTGATTACGACGTGGATTATAAAAATAAAGACCAAACACTATGGGAAGTAAACAAAAACAAATGTAAAATTGGCGTGGCATACGATGAAGCGTTTAATTTTTACTATTGGGATAATTTCGATGCACTATGTGAAAATGGGGCAAAAATAGAATTTTTTAGCCCACTAAATGATGAAGAAATCCCAAACTGTGATATTCTGTACCTTGGAGGAGGCTATCCTGAAATATTCCCACAGAAATTAAGTAATAACAAATCAATGTTGGAATCCATAAGAAACTTTGATGGAAAAATCTATGGTGAATGTGGAGGTTTAATGTACCTTACAAACTCAATAAACGGCGTTGAAATGTTAAAGCTGATAAACTGCGATGCCATTATGACCAAAAATGTTCAAGGTTTGAGCTATGTTAAGGGAACTTTTACAAGGGATTGTCCAATTGGTAAAAAAGGATATGAATTCAGAGCTCATGAAT
Coding sequences within it:
- the cfbB gene encoding Ni-sirohydrochlorin a,c-diamide synthase, which translates into the protein MKRVVIAGSSSMVGKTTISTGIMKALSKKYKVQPYKIGPDYIDPTYHTMATGNKSRNLDSFFMGAQQIRSIFKRHSKEKDISIIEGVRGLYEGISPYDDVGSTASVAKALNAPVILIIDARSLTRSAAAIIKGFKIFDKDVNIKGVIFNKIRGEHHLKKLKDAVNYYVPDIEIVGAIPRDEKLTVSQRHLGLIPTPENRSEISKNIEVWSDIVEENLDLDKIVEISDESFDYDVDYKNKDQTLWEVNKNKCKIGVAYDEAFNFYYWDNFDALCENGAKIEFFSPLNDEEIPNCDILYLGGGYPEIFPQKLSNNKSMLESIRNFDGKIYGECGGLMYLTNSINGVEMLKLINCDAIMTKNVQGLSYVKGTFTRDCPIGKKGYEFRAHEFHYSKLININEKDFAYKINRGKGIINGMDGIITKDGNILGGYAHQHCVANPYFASSMVKI